ATTTGTTACCAGAATTATGAAGTATGACACTTAGGCGGAGGGTATAATACCCTACTGCTCGGCGCCGGAACTTGCGTCCAGGGCTTGCCCCGGGGTTAATACCCGTGATTCTTTAGTAGCATTAATCAATATAAAAGGAATGCTAAGTTTAAGCCCGCCATCTATCATTGATTGGTTGTTTAGTCGCATTTCAATACGGTCGAATACCTGTTCCAATTTATCTTTAGGTACAATTTTAATCCAGGAATCCATGAATGCCAATCGATTAAAATAATGGTTCAGCATAGCAGTGCCATCGGTAAATTTATAATTGAACCGATCCTGTATTAAATCCTTGATGATAAATCCGTGCTTTTGTAGCAGGGAAATAATTTCATCGAGTGGGCGGCGCTTTTGATAAATATGTTGATGCATCAATTCAATTTCTTTATTCAGTTTTAATTCAGCTAAAACCATTTCAAATTGTTCGTAAAACTCAATCATGCTTTTATCCAAATTCATCGTTAGTACGAATTGTCCGTTAGGTTTAATGATACG
This genomic stretch from Bacteroidota bacterium harbors:
- a CDS encoding class I SAM-dependent methyltransferase produces the protein MKKYLDNDFNLIEYVNVADELSIWSAPFGLKLLDFIDYKPNISAIDIGFGTGFPLTELAMRLGESSTVYGIDPWKEAIAHVKRKIDFYGIQNIKIIEGVAESIPLDNNSIDLIVSNNGINNVSDIDKVISECSRIIKPNGQFVLTMNLDKSMIEFYEQFEMVLAELKLNKEIELMHQHIYQKRRPLDEIISLLQKHGFIIKDLIQDRFNYKFTDGTAMLNHYFNRLAFMDSWIKIVPKDKLEQVFDRIEMRLNNQSMIDGGLKLSIPFILINATKESRVLTPGQALDASSGAEQ